In Pseudomonas sp. LRP2-20, the genomic window CAAGCGGCGTCGCCGCCCTTGCGCGACGGCGCCGCGCCACCCAGACTTGGCGGCCTAGCCATTGCAGGAACCGCCATGATCCACATCCGCCCCATGACGCCCGACGACTTCGAGCGTTTCTGGCCGACCTTCCAGGCCATCGTCCAGGCCCGCGAAACCTACGCCTTCGACCCCGAGCTGAACCTCGAGCAGGCACGCCAGCTGTGGCTGCAACTGCCCCTGCACACGCTGGTGGCCGAAGCGGATGGCGAGCTGCTCGGGTCCTACTACCTCAAGGCCAACGCCGCCGGCCCGGGCGCACATGTCGGCAATTGCGGCTACATGGTCTGCGAGGCCGCCCGTGGCCGTGGCGTGGCCCGGCTGATGTGCGAGCACTCGCAGAAGCTGGCGCGCCAGGAGGGCTTCCTGGCGTTGCAGTTCAATTCGGTGGTGGCGAGCAACGAAGTGGCCGTGGCGTTGTGGACCAAGCTGGGCTTCGAGACCGTTGGCCGGCTGCCCAAAGCCTATCGCCATGCCCGCCTGGGCTTGGTCGACTGCCTGGTGATGTACAAGTGGCTGGCCGATGAGCCAGTGGTGGAAAAGCCGCCGCTGCTGATCGGGCGCAAGAACATCGAGGCACGGGTGTCGCGCCGCCGCGGGCGCTGACACACGCATTTGACGCACTGGCCATTCAATGGTCAGATGCGCGCCAGTTTCAGGTGTCCTGCGCCGCCGTGCGCAGGGTGAAACGGGAAGCCGGTGCGTCGTGGTCCACGACAAGTCCGGCGCTGCCCCCGCAACGGTAAGCGAGCGATGCCTTCGACACACCACTGTGCGCCAGCATGGGAAGGTGAAGGCCTCACGACCCTCGCAAGCCCGGAGACCGGCCTGAAGCGCTACTTGGCAACCCGCGGTGGGCGGGCGCAGGCCGGTATCCGCGTGCGCCTGCGTACGGGGTGCGCCTTTGCGTGTTTTCCACCGGGATCCATTCATTCCTGCAGCAGTGGAACGACATGTCCCGATTGATCAAGCTTCATCCCCTGGCGGCCTGCCTGGCCGTTACCCTGCCAGCCCTGGCCGACGAACCGGTGCTGAACCTCCCCTCCACGGCCATCACCGATACCCGTGACCCACAGCGCGTCGACCTGGCCACGCCGACCGAAGCCGGCTCACGGCTGCACCTCAGTGCCCTGGAAACCCCAGCCAGCACCAGCAACATCACGGCCGAACAGATCGAGCAGCGCAACAACCTCACCGTGCAAGACGCCGTGACCCGCTCGCCCGGCATCACCTTCATCGGCAACCCAGGCGATGGCGGCACCGGCCTGTCGGCACGCGGCTTCGCCGGCCATGGCTCGGTGATGACCCTGTTCGACGGGGCGCGCCTGTACACCGGGGCCGGCACCCAGACCTTCCCGGTCGACCCGTGGATGGTCGAGCAGATCGACGTGATCCGCGGCCCGGCTTCGGTACTGTATGGCGAAGGCGCCACCGGGGCGGTGATCAACGTGATCCCGAAAAAACCGTTCACCGGCGACATCCATAACCGCCTGCGTCTGGGCTACGGCTCGTGGGATCGCCAGCAGCTCGGCCTGGACAGCGGTGGCAGCCTCAGCGAGCGCCTGAGCTACCGCCTGACCCTCAACCAGCAGGCCGGCAACGGCTGGGTCGACCGCACCGATTCACGTAGCCTGGCCCTGAGTGTTGCACTGCGCTTCGATGCCAGCGACGACCTGAGTTTCACCCTGGCTCACGAGCGCGGCGACGCCCAGCCCGCCAACTACTACGGCACGCCGCTGATCGACGGCCATTACCGCAGCAGCCTGCGCAAGAAGAACTACAACATCCAGAACGACGTACAGCGCTACCACGACGAGTGGAGCCGATTCACCACCGACTGGGCGATCAACGACCACCTCAGCGCCAGCAACCAGCTCTACTACATCAAGAGCCGCCGCCACTGGCGCAACGCCGAGAACTACAGCTGGGACGCCGGGCGCGAGCAACTGGAGCGCCAAAGCTACCTGGAGATCAAGCACAACCAGGAGCAGGTCGGCGACCGCCAGACCTTCAGCTTCGACCACAGCCTGCTTGGCCTGGCCAGCAAGACGCTGGTCGGTGTCGAGTACAACAAGGTGCGCTTCAACGTCGACAGCAACCGGCCCTACAACGATGTGGGCGGCGACTTCATCGACCCGTGGCAGCCGAGCCCAGGCGGGTTCCACAGCGATTCGCCGACCCGCCCGCAGACGCTGTCCAGCACCCACACCTTCGCCCTGTTCGCCGAGAACCGCCTGCAACTCAGCGAACGCCTGTCGCTGGTGACTGGCGTGCGCCGCGACCAGAACCATATCGACCGCGACAACCTGGTCGACGGCAGCCGCAACGACCGCAGCCTGCAAGGCGGCAACTGGCGCGCCGGGTTGGTGTTCGCGGTCAGCGACGACCTGTCGCTCTACGGCCAGTACTCCACCAGCGAGGACGGCGTGGACAACCTGGTCAGCCTCAGCCCGACGCAGATGCACTACGACCTGACCAAGGCGAAGCAGACCGAACTGGGCCTCAAGCAGCGCTTCTGGGAGGGCCGTGGCGAGTGGACGCTGGCGGCGTTCCATATCGTCAAGCGCAAGCTGCTGGTGGATGACCCGATCACCCACGAGGCGCAGCAGGCCGGGCAGCAGACCTCCGATGGCCTGGAGATGTCGCTGGAGCTGGCCCTGGGGCAGCAGTGGCAGGTGTCGGCCAATGCCGCGCTGGTGCGGGCGAAGTTCGATGACTTCGAGGAGGTGGTCGATGGCGTGGCCCAGGACCGTGCCGGCAACCGGCCGGCCAATGTACCGCGGCGCACGGCCAACCTGTGGTTGAGCAAGGGCTTTGGCCAGCAGGTGGAAGCCGGGATTGGCGCGCGGTATGTGGATGAGCGCTATGCCGACACGGCCAATAGCCAGCGTGCGCCGGGGTATACCGTGGTCGATGCGAACATCGGCTGGCAGGTGCTTCCGGATGTGCGGCTGGGGTTGCAGGTGAACAACCTGTTCGACCGGGAGTATGTGGCGTCGATATTCAGTGGCGAGCAATGGGTGATGGGCGCACCACGGTCGTATTTCGCCACCGTGGATTACACCTTCTGATTTGAGGGCCTCTTCGCGGGTGAATCGGGGCGCCGAACCGCCGCTCCCACAGGGATTGCAAAAGCTTCAGGCCTTGCACAGTACCTGTGGGAGCGGGCTTGCCCGCGAAGAGGCCAGCTCAGGCAACTCAAAAACTGCTATCAACCGCAAATAAAATAGTTATAAGATAACGTTTCATTTGACATTGATTCCTGCCTGCGACCCTTTCCATGACCAGTGCCTCAGCCACCCCCACCCTGCTTACCCAGCGCCTGCAGAGCATCGATGCCCTGCGCGGCCTGGTGATCCTGTTCATGCTCCTCGACCACGTGCGCGAAACCTTTTTCCTGCACCGCCAGGTCAGCGACCCGATGAGCATCGATGCCACCGACCCGTCGCTGTTCGCCAGCCGCACCCTGGCCCACCTGTGCGCCCCGGTGTTCGTCCTGCTCACCGGCCTGTCGGCCTGGCTGTATGGCGAGAAGTACCAGGGCCGCAGCGATGTCTCGGCGTTCCTGTTCAAGCGCGGGCTGTTCCTGGTGGTGCTGGAATTCACCCTGGTCAACTTCGCCTGGACCTTCCAGCTGCCGCCGAGCGTGATCTACATGCAGGTGATCTGGGCCATCGGCGTGAGCATGATCGCCCTGTCGCTGCTGGTGTGGCTGCCACGCCCTGCCCTGCTCACCCTGGGCGCGCTGATCATCGCCGGGCACAACCTGCTCGACGGCCTGCACTTCGGCGTGGACTCGGCCATGCACGTGCCGTGGGCGATCCTGCATGAGCGTGGCTGGCTGGAAGTCTCGGAGAACCTGCGCCTGCGCACCTCCTACCCGGTGCTGCCGTGGATCGGCGTGATCGCCCTGGGCTATGGCCTGGGCCCGTGGTTCGCCCGTGGCAGCGACGCCGCCGAGCGCCAGCATCGGCTGCTGATGGCCGGCGTCATTGCCCTGCTCGGCTTCATGGTGCTGCGCCTCTACAACGGCTACGGTGAAGCGCCGTGGAGCGGCTATCCAACCATCACCCAGACGCTGATGAGCTTCTTCAACATCACCAAGTACCCGCCTTCGCTGCTGTTCCTGGCCCTGACCCTGGGCTGTGGCCTGCTGTTGCTGCGCGCCTTCGAACGCGCAGGGCTTGCCCGCTGGATCAGCGCCCTGGCGGTGTTCGGCGCGGCGCCGATGTTCTTCTACCTGCTGCACCTGTACGTGCTCAAATTGCTGTACCTGGCCTGCGTGGCGCTGCTCGGCCTCAACCATGGCGACTACTTCGGCTTCGATGGCATCGGCGCGGTGTGGCTGGCTGCGCTGCTGCTGGCAGTGGCGCTGTACCTGCCGGTGCGCGGGTTCGCCCGGCTCAAGGCGCGCCGGCGCGACATCCGCTGGCTGAAGTACTTCTGATTTGGCGTTTCACCCGGCGGCCGGATCGTCTACCATGCGGGCCGCCGGTTTCCACCACGGAATTAATAGGGAATCCCAGGGCCCGCCCCACAAGGCGCGCCAATCGGAACTGCCCCCGCAACTGTAGGTGCCGAGCCTGCTCCATCGATGCCACTGGATCAACAGATCCGGGAAGGCCGGAGCCGGGCGAGGACGCACCAGTCAGGAGACCTGCCGGCAAACATTCACCAACCGGCGGGGTGTCCGGGATGGCCATCCGTGTTGCCCCTGTACATGCAGGGGCTCGGCGATGCCTGTCCGTGCGTTCCTCACCAGAACTGTCCGATAGGAGATCGCCCAGCATGCTGCCCCGTATCGCCACCTTGCTCGCAGGCCTGAGCCTCACCGGCCTGGCCCAGGCCGCCGCCACCCACTACCCGCTAACCCTCGACAACTGCGGCACAGCGCAGACCTTCACCCAGGCGCCCGAGCGTGCGGTCACCATAGGCCAGGCCGGCACTGAAATGCTCTATGCGCTGGGCCTGGGCGACAAACTGGCCGGGACCTCGCTGTGGTACAACAACGTGCTCCCCGAGTACCAGGCGCAAAACGCTCAGGTGCCGCGCCTGGCCGACAATGAGCCCAGTTTCGAAGCCGTGGTCGGCAAGCGCCCGCAGCTGGTGGCAGTGCAGTTCGAGTGGATGGTCGGCGCCCAGGGCGCGGTCGCTACCCGTGAACAGTTCAGCGAGCTGAACATCCCGACCTACCTGCTGCCCTCGGACTGCGAAGGCAAGGACAACCTGGTCGGCGCCGACGGCACCCGCCTGCAGGCGTTTCAGATCGAGAGCATCTACAAGAGCGTCAGCCAACTGGCCGAGATCTTCGATGTGCAGGACCATGGCGCCGCACTCAATGCCGACCTCAAGGCTCGCCTGGACAGCGCGAAACAGCAACTGAGCGGCAAGGACCTGAGCAACACCTCGGCCCTGTTCTGGTTCTCCAGTGCCGACCTCGGCATCGCTCCCTACGTTGCCGGCCGTCAGGGCGTGGCCGATTTCATGCTGCGAACGCTGGGCGTGCGCAACGTGGTCGAGTCCACCGAGGAGTGGCCGACCGTGGGCTGGGAAACCCTGGCCAAAGCCAACCCGACCTGGCTGATCATCGCGCGCATGGACCGCCGCCGCTACCCTGCCGACGACTATCAGAAGAAGCTCGAATTCCTCCACAGCGACCCGGTGACGAAGCACATGGACGCGGTGAAAAACAACCGCATCATCATCCTCGATGCCGACGCCATGCAGGCCGGTATCCGCTTGTTCCGTGGCCTGCAGACCCTGTCTGCGGCCTTCGCCAGCGGCAAAGCGGCGCAGTGATGAAAGCACTGCCCTACAGCGCTCTGGCCCTGCTGGCCCTGCTCACAGCCGTGCTGGCCGGCACCGCCATCGGCGAGACCAACCTGTCGCCGGGCGTGGTCTGCCAGGTGCTGGCCAACCACCTGTGGCAGGCCGGCTACCCGGTCGACCCGATCGACGCCGGCATCGTCTGGAACTACCGCCTGCCCCGCTCGCTGGTCGCCGCCGCCTGCGGTGCGGGGCTGGCGACCTGCGGGGTGATCCTGCAGGCGCTGCTGCGCAATCCGCTGGCCGAACCTTACCTGCTGGGCCTGTCCGCCGGCGCCTCGACCGGCGCGGTGCTGGTCGGCCTGCTGGGCCTGGGCAGCGCAGCCCTGAGCATGTCCGGCGGCGCCTTCGCCGGTGCCCTGGCGGCGTTCGCCCTGGTGCTGGTGCTGGCCCGTGCCGCCGGACCAGGCGGCAACAATGCCCAGGTGATCCTCGCCGGCATCGCCGGCTCGCAGCTGTTCAACGCCCTCACTGCCTTTCTCATCACCAAGTCAGCCACCGCCGAGCAGGCCAGGGGCATCCTGTTCTGGCTGCTAGGCAACCTCAGTGGGGTGCGTTGGCCGTCGGTGTGGCTGGCCATGCCGGTGGCCGTGTTCGGGCTGATAGTGTGCCTGTGGCACCGTCGGGCGCTGGATGCCTTTACCTTCGGCGCCGACTCGGCGGCGTCGCTGGGCATTGCCGTACGCCGTAGCCAGTTGCTGCTGATCAGTTGCGCGGCGCTGGTGACGGCGGTGATGGTCTCGATCGTCGGCGCTATCGGCTTCGTCGGCCTGGTCATTCCCCATGCCTTGCGCCTGCTGCTCGGCCCAGGCCATAGCCGCTTGCTGCCGGCCAGCGCCCTGGGGGGTGCGTTGTTCCTGATTGCCGCCGATATCCTCTCGCGCACGCTGATCCCCGGCCAGGCGATCCCGGTGGGCGTGGTCACCGCACTGCTCGGCGCGCCGGTATTTGCCCTGATCCTGGTCAGCCGGAGGGGGCGCCCATGACGGCCATGAACACCGCGCAACTGGCGCCACTCGCGTGCCATGGCCTGGGCTTGCAACTGTCGGGCAACACCGTGCTGAGCAACGTCGAACTCAGCGTGGTGGCCGGTGAGACCTTGGCCATCGTCGGCCCCAACGGTTCAGGCAAGTCGTCCCTGCTCAAGCTGCTGGCCGGCTTGCGCACACCCGATACAGGCAGCGTGCAGCTGCTTGGCGAGCCACTGGCACGCCTGCCGCGCCGGCGTATCGCCCAGGCCCTGGCGCTGGTCGAGCAACAAGCCGACACCCTCGATGCGATCAGCGTGTTCGATGCCGTAGCCCTGGGCCGCACGCCGTGGCTGTCGGCGCTGGCCCCGTTTTCCAGGGAGGACCGCGCCATCGTCGAGCAGGCCCTGGCCGACCTCGATGCCGCGCATCTGCGCGCACGCATCTGGCGTTCGTTGTCCGGCGGCGAGCGCCAGCGCGTGCACATCGCCCGTGCCCTGGCCCAGCGCCCACAGGTACTGCTGCTCGACGAGCCGACCAACCACCTGGACATCCAGCACCAGCTAAGCCTGCTGCAGCAGGTGCAGGCACTGCCAGTGACCACCTTGGTGGCCCTGCACGACCTCAACCAGGCACTGACCTGCGACCGCGTGGCGGTGCTCGACAACGGCCACCTGGTCGCCCTCGGCAAGCCGCTGGAGGTGCTCACCCCCGAGCGCCTGCTGAGCACTTTCGGCGTGCACGCCCACTACCTCACCGACCCCTTCGACGGCGCGCGCATCCTGCGTTTTCGCGCCCCCTGAACCCGGAAGTGCCTGCCATGTCGTTGCGCCCCGCCACTGTGCTGTTATCCCTGCCCCTGGCAGGCCTGGCCCCGTTCGCCCTGGCGGACTCGGCGCAATCGCAAAGCCACGGTTTGCTCGAAGACAGCAGCTGGAGCCTGCTCAACCGCACGGTCTACGACCAGCGCGATTACAAACACGGTGGGCGCAACAGCAGCGCACGCAATGCCTACAAGCCGCGCAGCGAACGTAATGGCATGGCTGAAGAATGGGCCTACGGCCTGATGGGCACCTTGCAGTCCGGCTTCACCCAAGGCCTGATCGGTGTTGGCGTCGATGCCCACGTCTATCAGGGCGTGCAACTCGACAGCGGCGGCGGTCGTGCCGGCAAGGCGCG contains:
- a CDS encoding ABC transporter substrate-binding protein, with amino-acid sequence MLPRIATLLAGLSLTGLAQAAATHYPLTLDNCGTAQTFTQAPERAVTIGQAGTEMLYALGLGDKLAGTSLWYNNVLPEYQAQNAQVPRLADNEPSFEAVVGKRPQLVAVQFEWMVGAQGAVATREQFSELNIPTYLLPSDCEGKDNLVGADGTRLQAFQIESIYKSVSQLAEIFDVQDHGAALNADLKARLDSAKQQLSGKDLSNTSALFWFSSADLGIAPYVAGRQGVADFMLRTLGVRNVVESTEEWPTVGWETLAKANPTWLIIARMDRRRYPADDYQKKLEFLHSDPVTKHMDAVKNNRIIILDADAMQAGIRLFRGLQTLSAAFASGKAAQ
- a CDS encoding ABC transporter ATP-binding protein; its protein translation is MTAMNTAQLAPLACHGLGLQLSGNTVLSNVELSVVAGETLAIVGPNGSGKSSLLKLLAGLRTPDTGSVQLLGEPLARLPRRRIAQALALVEQQADTLDAISVFDAVALGRTPWLSALAPFSREDRAIVEQALADLDAAHLRARIWRSLSGGERQRVHIARALAQRPQVLLLDEPTNHLDIQHQLSLLQQVQALPVTTLVALHDLNQALTCDRVAVLDNGHLVALGKPLEVLTPERLLSTFGVHAHYLTDPFDGARILRFRAP
- a CDS encoding DUF1624 domain-containing protein translates to MTSASATPTLLTQRLQSIDALRGLVILFMLLDHVRETFFLHRQVSDPMSIDATDPSLFASRTLAHLCAPVFVLLTGLSAWLYGEKYQGRSDVSAFLFKRGLFLVVLEFTLVNFAWTFQLPPSVIYMQVIWAIGVSMIALSLLVWLPRPALLTLGALIIAGHNLLDGLHFGVDSAMHVPWAILHERGWLEVSENLRLRTSYPVLPWIGVIALGYGLGPWFARGSDAAERQHRLLMAGVIALLGFMVLRLYNGYGEAPWSGYPTITQTLMSFFNITKYPPSLLFLALTLGCGLLLLRAFERAGLARWISALAVFGAAPMFFYLLHLYVLKLLYLACVALLGLNHGDYFGFDGIGAVWLAALLLAVALYLPVRGFARLKARRRDIRWLKYF
- a CDS encoding GNAT family N-acetyltransferase, which translates into the protein MIHIRPMTPDDFERFWPTFQAIVQARETYAFDPELNLEQARQLWLQLPLHTLVAEADGELLGSYYLKANAAGPGAHVGNCGYMVCEAARGRGVARLMCEHSQKLARQEGFLALQFNSVVASNEVAVALWTKLGFETVGRLPKAYRHARLGLVDCLVMYKWLADEPVVEKPPLLIGRKNIEARVSRRRGR
- a CDS encoding FecCD family ABC transporter permease, whose protein sequence is MKALPYSALALLALLTAVLAGTAIGETNLSPGVVCQVLANHLWQAGYPVDPIDAGIVWNYRLPRSLVAAACGAGLATCGVILQALLRNPLAEPYLLGLSAGASTGAVLVGLLGLGSAALSMSGGAFAGALAAFALVLVLARAAGPGGNNAQVILAGIAGSQLFNALTAFLITKSATAEQARGILFWLLGNLSGVRWPSVWLAMPVAVFGLIVCLWHRRALDAFTFGADSAASLGIAVRRSQLLLISCAALVTAVMVSIVGAIGFVGLVIPHALRLLLGPGHSRLLPASALGGALFLIAADILSRTLIPGQAIPVGVVTALLGAPVFALILVSRRGRP
- a CDS encoding TonB-dependent receptor yields the protein MSRLIKLHPLAACLAVTLPALADEPVLNLPSTAITDTRDPQRVDLATPTEAGSRLHLSALETPASTSNITAEQIEQRNNLTVQDAVTRSPGITFIGNPGDGGTGLSARGFAGHGSVMTLFDGARLYTGAGTQTFPVDPWMVEQIDVIRGPASVLYGEGATGAVINVIPKKPFTGDIHNRLRLGYGSWDRQQLGLDSGGSLSERLSYRLTLNQQAGNGWVDRTDSRSLALSVALRFDASDDLSFTLAHERGDAQPANYYGTPLIDGHYRSSLRKKNYNIQNDVQRYHDEWSRFTTDWAINDHLSASNQLYYIKSRRHWRNAENYSWDAGREQLERQSYLEIKHNQEQVGDRQTFSFDHSLLGLASKTLVGVEYNKVRFNVDSNRPYNDVGGDFIDPWQPSPGGFHSDSPTRPQTLSSTHTFALFAENRLQLSERLSLVTGVRRDQNHIDRDNLVDGSRNDRSLQGGNWRAGLVFAVSDDLSLYGQYSTSEDGVDNLVSLSPTQMHYDLTKAKQTELGLKQRFWEGRGEWTLAAFHIVKRKLLVDDPITHEAQQAGQQTSDGLEMSLELALGQQWQVSANAALVRAKFDDFEEVVDGVAQDRAGNRPANVPRRTANLWLSKGFGQQVEAGIGARYVDERYADTANSQRAPGYTVVDANIGWQVLPDVRLGLQVNNLFDREYVASIFSGEQWVMGAPRSYFATVDYTF